From Bactrocera neohumeralis isolate Rockhampton unplaced genomic scaffold, APGP_CSIRO_Bneo_wtdbg2-racon-allhic-juicebox.fasta_v2 ctg1368, whole genome shotgun sequence, a single genomic window includes:
- the LOC126766473 gene encoding uncharacterized protein LOC126766473: protein MCQPNYLSSEEIGVFLNESEAEDNCSFSDASDEVYEPEGSKANESDNSSSDSDSGGEDYIRTTDANDSDGYTANTDPLYVSKDGTLWQSDPFQPQSGRFRNENVISLSPGVTRFAKARVNDIKDAFLLFLPPHLENIIPKHTNAFDKAKYGDEFMRIDSSLLQAYIGILILTGVYRSKNESTVDLFDAEYGRPIFRVIMSKKTFEYINQVIRFDDTISRRQKTCDDKFAPIRDVFEKWSNSLADYYNPHE, encoded by the exons atgtGCCAACCAAATTATTTGTCAAGTGAAGAAATAGGAGTTTTTCTAAATGAAAGTGAAGCAGAAGATAATTGCAGTTTTTCTGATGCTAGTGATGAAGTGTACGAGCCAGAAGGGTCAAAAGCGAATGAAAGTGATAACTCTTCAAGTGATAGTGATTCTGGTGGTGAGGATTATATTCGAACAACTGATGCTAACGATAGTGATGGTTACACTGCAAATACCGATCCATTGTACGTATCAAAGGATGGTACACTATGGCAGTCAGATCCATTTCAGCCGCAAAGTGGTAGATTTAGGAATGAGAATGTTATCAGTCTTTCGCCTGGCGTCACTCGATTTGCAAAAGCCCGTGTCAACGACATAAAAGATGCTTTTCTCCTATTTTTGCCTCCACATCTAGAAAACATAATTCCAAAGCATACAAATGCATTTGACAAAGCTAAGTATGGCGACGAATTCATGCGAATTGATTCCAGTCTGTTGCAAGCTTATATCGGTATATTGATTTTAACTGGTGTATATAG atCAAAAAACGAGTCAACGGTTGATTTGTTCGATGCAGAGTATGGTCGTCCCATATTTAGGGTTATTatgtcaaaaaagacgtttGAATATATCAATCAAGTAATTCGATTTGATGATACCATCAGCCGGAGGCAAAAAACATGTGACGATAAATTTGCACCGATCCgagatgtttttgaaaaatggtcGAATTCATTAGCTGATTATTACAACCCTCATGAATGA